The following coding sequences are from one Leptospira mayottensis 200901116 window:
- a CDS encoding acyl-CoA carboxylase subunit beta, with protein MSEAKYSLENPFQSTTEPDVLKTRGLYEEANELGKELLNKPLAGGGVDRILVQHSKERMTVWERIKVLTEKEPNILYQNWGKSLDGASLVTGILNINGRDVAVYGHDFTLRAGSMDATNGSKLARLIYMAGEHGIPLIGMNDSAGAYVPAGVGGLDGYSEAFTALRKISGVIPSLMLMFGFNAGGGAYLPRQGSFMIQCDNTFFGLTGPGVVKSVLGEDISADDLGGPKVHGQSGVVDIVTGDELGSLRTALRLLSYLPDNNHSFAPFHATSDPTDRFIYEEEILFKKTFNSPTGMNTPFDITLYLQNICDHGQYFEIQGQRSRNLVTAFGRIGGHVIAFVANNSAVSSGQIDIGAARKGTRFIRFCNLYNIPIVFLEDTTGFLPGKEQEQNGIVLEGRKLLDSIIDIRTPRLTLIIRNAFGGAYACFNSYHTGADMVFALPTARIAVMGPAGKDYVYKDEVSSIQKEYQENVKKGMSEKEAIIIRDKKLQTLSTQYERELMNPKEALSLGSVSRIVLPGTTRSILFQNLDYLIRHYKPAPLSGPQREFE; from the coding sequence ATGTCCGAAGCAAAGTATTCACTGGAAAATCCATTCCAATCCACGACCGAACCTGATGTTCTTAAAACCCGTGGTCTTTACGAAGAGGCAAACGAGTTAGGAAAAGAACTCCTCAACAAACCGTTAGCGGGGGGAGGAGTCGACAGAATCCTCGTTCAACATTCCAAAGAAAGGATGACTGTCTGGGAAAGAATCAAGGTTCTTACGGAAAAAGAACCCAACATCCTTTATCAAAACTGGGGAAAAAGTTTGGATGGAGCTTCTCTGGTTACCGGAATTTTAAACATTAACGGTAGAGACGTGGCGGTTTACGGTCACGATTTCACCCTTCGTGCAGGCTCGATGGATGCGACTAACGGAAGTAAGCTTGCCAGATTGATCTATATGGCGGGAGAGCACGGAATTCCTTTGATCGGAATGAACGATTCTGCGGGAGCGTATGTTCCTGCGGGAGTGGGTGGGTTGGATGGTTATAGCGAGGCATTTACTGCGCTTCGAAAAATCAGCGGAGTCATTCCAAGTTTGATGCTCATGTTCGGATTCAATGCGGGAGGAGGGGCTTATCTTCCCCGTCAAGGATCGTTTATGATCCAATGTGATAATACTTTCTTCGGTTTAACGGGGCCCGGAGTCGTTAAATCGGTCTTAGGCGAAGATATCTCCGCGGATGATTTAGGCGGCCCCAAAGTTCATGGGCAGAGTGGAGTGGTTGATATCGTAACCGGTGACGAGTTGGGATCTCTTAGAACCGCGCTTCGTTTGCTTTCTTATCTACCGGATAACAATCATTCTTTTGCACCGTTTCATGCTACTTCCGATCCCACGGATCGATTTATCTACGAAGAAGAGATTCTATTTAAGAAAACCTTTAATTCTCCTACGGGAATGAACACTCCTTTCGATATCACTTTGTATTTGCAAAACATCTGTGATCACGGACAATACTTCGAAATCCAGGGACAACGTTCCAGAAACTTAGTCACCGCCTTTGGAAGAATCGGTGGGCATGTGATAGCATTTGTAGCAAACAACTCCGCCGTTTCTTCCGGACAGATTGATATTGGCGCGGCGAGAAAAGGAACCAGGTTTATCCGTTTCTGCAACCTCTATAATATACCAATCGTTTTCTTGGAGGATACGACAGGCTTTTTACCTGGAAAAGAACAAGAACAAAACGGGATCGTTCTTGAAGGAAGAAAACTTTTAGATTCCATCATTGATATCCGTACTCCTCGTCTAACTTTGATTATTAGAAATGCGTTCGGAGGAGCTTACGCTTGTTTTAACTCGTATCACACAGGAGCGGATATGGTATTCGCGCTTCCTACTGCTAGGATTGCGGTGATGGGGCCAGCGGGTAAAGACTACGTCTACAAGGACGAAGTATCCTCGATCCAAAAAGAATATCAGGAAAACGTAAAGAAGGGGATGTCCGAAAAAGAGGCCATCATAATTCGGGATAAAAAGCTTCAAACGCTTTCCACACAATACGAAAGGGAACTGATGAACCCAAAAGAAGCCCTTTCATTGGGTTCTGTTTCCAGAATTGTTCTTCCCGGAACAACCAGAAGTATTCTCTTTCAAAATCTGGATTATTTAATTCGACATTATAAACCGGCTCCATTGTCCGGACCTCAAAGGGAGTTTGAGTAA
- a CDS encoding protein-glutamate methylesterase/protein-glutamine glutaminase: MIQVFIIDDSAVVRQVLTQILNKDPEIEIIGFASDPIFASEKLSSVWPDVFILDVEMPRMDGISFLKKIMSEKPTPVIICSTLAEKESETAVLAMKLGAIDIIEKPKVGLKNFLEESEVLFIDSIKAASASNARIKLHSFQEGDSQFFENHKQAKADFSKISTTDKLIAIGTSTGGTQALEYILTRLNIHCPGIVIVQHMPEKFTEAFANRLNQICEIQVKEAKDRDRIQLGSAYIAPGNKHMEIYLNGAQFHVRVLDGPLINRHRPSVDVLFNSVAKIAGKNAKGIIMTGMGNDGANGLLKMKQTGAFTIAQDETSCVVFGMPKEAILKGAVDTILPLSKIVEEVQYF; the protein is encoded by the coding sequence ATGATTCAAGTTTTTATCATCGACGATTCCGCAGTCGTTCGCCAAGTTCTCACACAAATTCTAAATAAGGATCCTGAAATTGAAATCATAGGTTTTGCATCTGATCCTATTTTTGCGTCGGAAAAACTTTCTTCCGTTTGGCCGGACGTTTTTATACTCGACGTGGAAATGCCCCGCATGGATGGAATTTCTTTTTTAAAAAAGATCATGTCGGAAAAGCCAACTCCGGTAATCATATGTTCCACTCTCGCGGAAAAAGAATCCGAGACTGCAGTACTTGCGATGAAATTAGGTGCGATCGATATCATCGAAAAACCCAAGGTCGGATTAAAAAATTTCTTAGAAGAATCGGAAGTTCTTTTTATAGATTCGATAAAAGCGGCATCCGCCTCTAACGCACGGATCAAACTTCATTCTTTTCAGGAGGGCGACTCGCAATTCTTCGAGAATCATAAACAAGCCAAAGCGGATTTTTCCAAAATTAGCACAACAGATAAATTGATCGCGATCGGAACCTCCACAGGAGGAACACAGGCGCTCGAATATATCCTCACCCGGCTGAACATTCACTGTCCCGGAATCGTGATCGTTCAACACATGCCGGAAAAGTTCACTGAGGCGTTCGCCAATCGATTGAATCAAATCTGCGAGATCCAAGTCAAAGAGGCCAAAGATAGAGACAGAATCCAACTTGGTTCCGCATACATCGCGCCCGGTAACAAACACATGGAGATTTATCTAAACGGAGCTCAATTTCACGTTCGTGTGTTAGATGGTCCGCTAATCAATAGACATCGTCCTTCCGTGGACGTACTTTTCAATTCCGTTGCGAAGATTGCGGGTAAAAACGCAAAAGGGATCATTATGACCGGAATGGGTAACGACGGAGCAAATGGACTTTTGAAGATGAAACAAACCGGAGCTTTTACGATTGCACAAGACGAAACTAGCTGTGTGGTTTTCGGTATGCCAAAAGAAGCGATTTTGAAAGGAGCTGTGGATACAATCCTTCCGCTCTCAAAGATTGTGGAAGAGGTTCAATACTTCTAA
- a CDS encoding chemotaxis protein CheD, with protein sequence MTEPDTVRDIFLQPGGFCWGRRDLRIRTLLGSCVSICFWNPALLYGGMAHVMLPYRSSYSATLNAKYADDAIRLFFEKIEQTEGRVGQYQIKLFGGASMFSTEEEKLLEIKSVRDIGMKNIRSIKEFLSKNRLPITSEDLGGFSHRRIFFSLWDGEIYVEKPEFS encoded by the coding sequence ATGACGGAACCTGATACGGTAAGGGATATATTCCTACAGCCCGGAGGCTTTTGTTGGGGAAGAAGAGATCTGAGAATCAGAACCTTACTCGGCTCTTGCGTATCGATTTGTTTTTGGAATCCCGCTCTTCTCTACGGTGGAATGGCGCACGTTATGCTTCCATATAGATCGAGTTATAGTGCCACTTTGAACGCGAAATACGCTGACGACGCCATTCGATTGTTTTTCGAAAAGATAGAACAGACGGAAGGAAGAGTCGGCCAGTATCAGATAAAACTTTTTGGTGGAGCCTCCATGTTCTCTACGGAAGAGGAAAAACTCCTCGAAATCAAATCCGTTCGAGATATAGGAATGAAAAATATTCGCTCCATTAAGGAATTCTTAAGTAAGAATCGACTCCCGATCACTTCCGAAGACCTGGGAGGATTTTCCCATAGAAGAATTTTCTTTTCCCTTTGGGATGGAGAAATCTATGTGGAAAAACCGGAGTTTTCATGA
- a CDS encoding STAS domain-containing protein, with translation MEITSEIKNHSKIIHLIGNLDVHNTHKIESAFMDQVKTGVSRILVLDLSSVEFVSSAGLRIIVAALRICKEKDVEFRLAGIKPAVKKVFEIIDMNSMFSIFETLESAIK, from the coding sequence ATGGAAATAACTTCTGAAATTAAGAATCATTCCAAGATCATTCATTTAATCGGAAACCTAGACGTTCATAACACACATAAAATCGAGTCCGCGTTTATGGATCAGGTCAAAACGGGAGTTTCTCGTATATTAGTTTTAGATCTTTCTTCCGTTGAATTCGTATCATCTGCAGGACTTAGAATCATCGTTGCCGCTCTCCGAATTTGTAAAGAAAAAGATGTCGAGTTCAGGCTCGCCGGAATCAAACCAGCGGTGAAAAAAGTTTTTGAAATCATCGATATGAATTCTATGTTCAGCATTTTTGAAACCCTCGAATCTGCCATAAAATAG
- a CDS encoding biotin/lipoyl-containing protein, with protein sequence MIDFHNNRIQFHQSNSPWIRSFSLESIKCLIVCRGPVRKEAMEIFDSIGIREYGILLSEKDSVVYPMALAPELRGFRFPNNIHRVPDYMGVGKEEKVERIKQIISIAKDNKYTHIFAGYGFMAEDSEFIEAIEKSGVVFMGPASYVANQAGSKDAAKKIARKLDVSVTPGVDNISSLALLTKAPDAKALEKLAKEKGIDFSFDSSVSLEVNAENLLELGYSKIIELVTIADLQVEAEKETKKIWEKYPKNRIRFKYIGGGGGKGQRVVSKIEEVKSAVQEILSESKVTAPGTNKNFLIELNIENTRHNEIQLIGNGEWCLALGGRDCSVQMHEQKLLELSLTQELLEREIASCSTTHPKKAEVLKGDLKVLREMEEQSERFGVAVKLNSVSTFESIVEGTNHFFMEVNTRIQVEHRVTEMVYSLKFKNPENPNEFFVVDSLIEAMALLSLHGKRLPKPERILKFSSGAEVRINATNKAIQPHAGGVIINWSKPLSDEIRDDQGISIRNPDMGLFVHYKVAGAYDSNIALLISHGENRTDNLIRLSDILRKTELRGYDLQTNLLVHYGLIHWILGKDAMFKPSTAFMISYLAGVGALEKIVKDVDLEIAWKKVISEATSSEVKKVLGRKLTLITRPISKLLKDAHLVAGFIGFHLNHSWKISGSKIEWLRNPIYVLSDLYHYLNMEADPNLSPSEQIWDHDNEILQKALSFYRELSKRTGIAADSIELVINLNSGKTISGIDLEILPSVFQSHNGFQAGLELLKLLPSAGLNSGFYNLEMDEKLEAIIPEEFRKAETRDAFIKFLAPPPKASSDEIVAPMGGMFYSKEAPDLPPMVNVGDHFKAGQPLFIVEVMKMFNKISAPFSGTVKEILLNDSDGKIISKGQTIFKIIPDEVIHIETEAEIAERKRKTTLSLV encoded by the coding sequence ATGATCGACTTTCACAACAATCGCATTCAATTTCATCAATCCAATTCTCCTTGGATCCGTTCCTTCTCTTTGGAATCGATCAAATGTCTGATCGTATGTCGGGGACCAGTCCGGAAAGAAGCGATGGAAATTTTCGATTCGATCGGTATCAGGGAATATGGAATTCTTCTTTCCGAAAAAGATTCGGTCGTTTATCCCATGGCTCTCGCACCGGAACTCAGAGGGTTTCGTTTTCCGAATAATATCCATCGTGTTCCGGATTATATGGGAGTGGGTAAAGAAGAAAAAGTGGAGAGAATTAAGCAAATTATCTCCATTGCAAAGGACAACAAATACACTCATATTTTTGCCGGATACGGTTTTATGGCGGAAGATTCCGAGTTTATCGAAGCGATCGAAAAGAGCGGAGTTGTTTTTATGGGACCTGCTTCCTATGTTGCAAACCAAGCTGGTTCTAAAGACGCGGCTAAAAAGATCGCAAGAAAACTCGACGTGTCAGTAACTCCCGGTGTGGATAATATTTCTTCTCTTGCGCTTTTAACGAAAGCTCCTGATGCAAAAGCTCTTGAAAAACTTGCAAAGGAAAAAGGAATCGATTTCAGTTTTGATTCTTCCGTTTCTTTGGAAGTAAACGCAGAGAACTTGCTAGAATTAGGATATTCTAAAATTATAGAGCTCGTCACGATTGCCGATCTTCAAGTTGAAGCGGAAAAAGAAACGAAGAAAATTTGGGAGAAATACCCTAAGAATAGAATTCGTTTTAAGTACATCGGCGGAGGCGGTGGAAAGGGACAAAGGGTCGTTTCCAAAATCGAGGAAGTAAAAAGCGCTGTTCAAGAAATTCTTTCCGAGTCGAAAGTGACCGCTCCTGGGACGAATAAAAACTTCCTAATCGAGTTGAACATCGAGAACACAAGACACAACGAGATACAGCTCATAGGAAATGGAGAATGGTGTTTGGCCCTGGGAGGCAGGGATTGTTCCGTTCAGATGCACGAACAAAAGCTTCTTGAACTTTCTCTTACTCAAGAGTTGCTCGAAAGGGAAATCGCTTCTTGTTCGACAACCCATCCGAAAAAAGCGGAGGTTCTCAAAGGAGATTTGAAAGTTCTTCGGGAAATGGAAGAACAGTCTGAACGTTTTGGAGTGGCCGTAAAGTTGAATAGCGTTTCCACTTTTGAGTCCATTGTGGAAGGAACCAATCATTTCTTCATGGAAGTGAACACTCGGATTCAGGTGGAACACAGAGTCACTGAAATGGTGTATTCTTTGAAGTTTAAGAATCCTGAAAATCCGAACGAATTTTTCGTAGTGGACAGTTTAATTGAGGCGATGGCTCTTCTTTCTCTTCACGGAAAAAGGCTTCCAAAACCGGAAAGAATCCTAAAATTTTCTTCCGGAGCGGAAGTTCGTATTAATGCGACCAACAAAGCAATCCAGCCGCACGCGGGTGGAGTTATCATAAACTGGTCCAAACCTCTTTCGGATGAAATCCGAGACGACCAAGGAATCAGTATCCGGAATCCGGATATGGGTCTATTCGTACATTATAAAGTAGCAGGCGCTTACGATTCCAACATTGCACTCCTCATCTCTCACGGCGAAAACCGTACGGATAATTTGATCCGCCTCAGTGATATTTTGAGAAAAACGGAACTCAGAGGATACGATCTTCAAACAAACCTTTTGGTTCATTACGGTTTGATCCATTGGATTCTCGGAAAAGACGCAATGTTTAAACCTTCCACTGCGTTTATGATTTCCTATCTTGCGGGAGTAGGTGCTCTGGAAAAGATCGTGAAAGACGTGGATCTGGAGATCGCTTGGAAAAAAGTAATTTCTGAAGCCACCTCTTCTGAAGTGAAGAAAGTTTTAGGAAGAAAGTTGACTCTTATTACTAGACCGATCAGCAAGTTACTCAAAGATGCTCACCTGGTTGCGGGATTCATAGGGTTTCATTTGAATCATTCCTGGAAAATTTCTGGTTCTAAGATCGAATGGCTCCGAAATCCGATTTATGTGCTTTCGGATCTCTACCATTATCTGAATATGGAAGCGGATCCGAATCTTTCTCCTTCCGAACAGATCTGGGATCATGACAATGAAATTCTTCAGAAGGCCCTTTCTTTCTATCGAGAACTTTCTAAAAGAACTGGGATTGCCGCGGATTCGATCGAACTTGTTATAAATTTAAATTCCGGTAAAACGATTTCCGGAATTGACTTGGAAATTTTACCTTCCGTTTTTCAATCGCATAACGGTTTTCAGGCGGGTTTAGAACTACTCAAACTTCTTCCTTCTGCCGGGCTAAACTCCGGATTTTACAATTTGGAAATGGATGAAAAGCTGGAAGCCATCATTCCGGAAGAATTCAGAAAGGCCGAAACAAGAGACGCTTTCATTAAGTTTCTAGCTCCTCCTCCGAAGGCAAGTTCTGACGAGATCGTAGCTCCAATGGGAGGAATGTTTTATTCCAAAGAAGCTCCAGATCTTCCTCCAATGGTGAATGTAGGAGATCACTTCAAAGCGGGACAACCTCTTTTCATCGTAGAGGTCATGAAAATGTTCAACAAGATCTCGGCTCCTTTCAGCGGAACCGTAAAAGAGATTTTGTTGAATGACAGCGACGGAAAGATTATTTCCAAAGGTCAGACGATTTTCAAAATCATTCCAGACGAAGTGATTCATATTGAAACCGAAGCGGAAATTGCAGAAAGAAAAAGGAAAACCACTTTAAGCCTAGTTTAG
- a CDS encoding chemotaxis protein CheW, protein MNALEENQFLTFYLGEECYGIGILHIKEIIEYSGLTNVPLMPEFIPGVINLRGNVVPVVDLKHKFFKSKIEPDRKTCVIIVEIHSERNGDQKEKTDLGILVESVNEVISIPENDIEPAPTFGSKIKVDFILGMAKQESGFIIILNTEKILNLEELTSLEENQSEILAENA, encoded by the coding sequence ATGAACGCTTTGGAGGAAAATCAGTTTTTGACGTTTTATCTAGGAGAGGAATGTTACGGAATTGGAATATTACATATTAAAGAAATAATTGAGTATTCCGGTTTGACAAACGTCCCCTTAATGCCGGAATTTATTCCGGGAGTCATCAATCTTCGTGGAAATGTGGTCCCCGTCGTGGATCTGAAACATAAGTTCTTTAAGAGTAAAATAGAACCGGATCGTAAGACATGCGTGATCATTGTGGAAATTCATTCGGAACGAAACGGAGACCAAAAAGAAAAAACAGATTTGGGAATTCTTGTTGAATCCGTCAATGAAGTCATTTCGATTCCGGAAAACGATATCGAACCGGCTCCTACTTTCGGTTCCAAGATCAAAGTGGATTTTATTCTAGGAATGGCTAAACAGGAAAGCGGGTTTATCATCATTTTGAACACGGAAAAAATTCTGAACCTAGAAGAACTAACGTCCCTGGAAGAAAACCAATCAGAGATACTCGCAGAAAACGCATGA